Proteins from a single region of Desulfobacter postgatei 2ac9:
- a CDS encoding phage tail protein gives MATRPDRPDYLTYLPPAYVDDPEGLYAGFVKLYEALMAGNREIAVRPLRASVSIDVIPPALIGAPGDVTYDTETRTFTFLGEMSHTRLAELLALGSVLSADERATYEQILTERLHPLTQGQTEAVPGLEQLLDDIARYTDPERAPGGNRPSSAEAGFFDEDFVQYLAGWVSLSVTDNWPLSKTRRLIQNIVPLYKRRGTITGIHRFLEIFVEAPVKVTEELGIQVGVRSTVELDTTVGGLPHIFQVEIPYGYREVSAPPVPIDINNLKFVASNVRTVLDEERPAHTDYTIGYNFPGIMVGHYSTAGWDTLVWPNAETIDVPRE, from the coding sequence GTGGCCACTCGACCCGACCGTCCCGATTACCTGACGTATCTTCCACCGGCCTATGTGGACGATCCGGAGGGGCTTTATGCCGGTTTCGTGAAGCTCTACGAAGCTCTCATGGCCGGCAACAGAGAGATTGCGGTTCGCCCACTTCGCGCCTCGGTCTCCATCGACGTCATACCACCCGCGCTAATCGGCGCCCCAGGAGATGTTACCTATGACACCGAGACGCGAACCTTTACGTTTTTAGGGGAGATGAGCCACACGCGGCTTGCCGAGCTACTCGCCCTGGGATCGGTCCTTTCGGCCGATGAGCGCGCCACCTACGAGCAGATTCTGACCGAACGGCTTCACCCCTTGACCCAGGGACAAACAGAGGCCGTTCCCGGGCTCGAACAGCTGCTTGACGACATTGCCCGGTATACGGATCCGGAACGCGCGCCTGGCGGGAACCGGCCGAGCAGCGCGGAGGCCGGGTTTTTCGACGAAGATTTTGTCCAATACCTGGCCGGCTGGGTCTCCCTTTCCGTAACCGACAACTGGCCCCTCTCCAAGACCCGCCGGTTGATCCAGAACATCGTGCCGCTCTACAAACGCCGCGGCACGATCACCGGGATTCACCGTTTTCTGGAGATCTTCGTTGAGGCGCCGGTAAAGGTGACCGAAGAGCTGGGCATTCAGGTGGGTGTCCGCTCCACGGTCGAGCTTGACACCACTGTGGGCGGGCTGCCCCACATCTTTCAGGTGGAGATCCCGTACGGCTACCGGGAAGTATCGGCGCCGCCCGTGCCCATCGATATAAACAACCTCAAGTTTGTGGCATCCAACGTGCGGACCGTACTCGACGAGGAGCGGCCGGCGCACACGGACTATACCATTGGATACAACTTCCCCGGAATCATGGTGGGTCACTACTCGACTGCAGGATGGGACACGCTGGTGTGGCCCAACGCCGAGACGATCGACGTGCCGCGGGAATAG
- a CDS encoding choice-of-anchor X domain-containing protein: MCKTMRINLFDLNKTTLFWIVLFLLGSYFYSAKVSAQTAITITGTSPNTFNITVPEGVSTRSVRLAGDLSDVVVYVQRTSDPAAERTLTIPSSNNTLIGGGGLSVATLDAVEEIADKVFHLKFALDSPAPAGDVWLIRVSKPSADTRTIYWMEGELNDAFGATYVSDVFAAPSPMEFDSVIVGDTKTLTITVHNRFAQDMTLAVALEYGDRGFSISSSVGSPVTGVSSTDIDISFNPVDASAKTDTLHLTTNDPDTPVLDVILNGTGTTRRIILALDYSGSMSCAYDEPWPCSDALESSRIAQARNALEPFLDDLEIGVSPGTIGAVRVGAVRFGGGPPAVEVEYGLNPINGSHINAMKGALGIPYSGGTGPSTGGTGTRISDGLNQCLTLFGDSNDGVILLMSDGYAEPSGQDPRDTGVLTSIVDKGIPVFSVAFGENGAYVDHELMEDIQEQTNGEFVVFGAGSGESIPADLASIYTKVLDIAFGTETSGDPTVSVEPGDIKEIPLPVGTSDRRIDFVVSWERGTPNLFAVSIIAPDGTEITPDVARETDYVFNREGSFSSVYSVHKDYLRQPGKVGEWKLKVQHQTGENAVLRENGSEFSYSTLILSDLTMDVMFDKKQYFTGDSIRIEAKLTDRGKPVVGADVELNSAKPTVSIGNWFNSNTIDPGEFEILRKKYKLNDAGLRMHSQKAYILSEVKKIEPPLVVMNDTAQRFYDDGTHGDNAANDGIYTYVSSPLTKTGLHTFLIKANGKAAQDYNFQREKRLDHYIKLRPSVKDSNISVAYLETVEGLDYYQVHYQLMDQYKNLPRPDTARYFDFSSMNALNAVEPLQDNLDGTYTQKIKIPKNKEQTITLNFAGVEFTKKIVPQTTIQPLWWVILVIIAVIVIFIIRKLKTA; the protein is encoded by the coding sequence ATGTGCAAAACAATGAGAATCAATTTGTTTGATTTGAATAAAACCACACTTTTTTGGATTGTACTCTTTTTACTGGGGTCTTATTTTTATTCAGCAAAAGTTTCTGCTCAGACGGCGATAACGATAACCGGAACGAGTCCCAATACCTTCAATATCACCGTCCCCGAAGGTGTGAGCACGAGGTCTGTTCGATTGGCGGGGGACCTGTCTGATGTCGTTGTTTATGTCCAACGAACTTCGGATCCGGCTGCTGAGCGCACGCTGACGATACCATCGTCAAACAATACGCTCATAGGCGGTGGAGGTTTGTCTGTCGCCACCCTCGACGCAGTTGAAGAGATAGCGGACAAAGTGTTTCACCTTAAGTTTGCACTGGATTCGCCAGCTCCCGCTGGTGATGTGTGGTTGATTCGAGTGTCCAAGCCGAGCGCGGACACACGGACAATCTACTGGATGGAAGGGGAGCTGAACGATGCATTCGGTGCCACTTATGTGTCAGACGTTTTTGCCGCACCGTCCCCAATGGAGTTCGACAGCGTGATTGTCGGAGACACGAAAACCCTGACAATTACGGTTCATAATCGATTTGCCCAAGATATGACACTGGCGGTTGCGCTGGAATACGGAGATAGAGGCTTCTCTATTTCCAGTTCGGTGGGATCGCCGGTAACGGGTGTTTCAAGCACCGATATCGATATTTCCTTCAATCCCGTTGATGCATCGGCCAAAACCGATACACTCCACCTGACTACCAATGACCCGGATACGCCCGTTCTTGATGTAATTCTGAACGGAACGGGCACAACACGTCGCATCATCCTAGCGTTGGACTACTCTGGAAGTATGAGTTGCGCTTACGATGAGCCGTGGCCGTGTTCTGATGCATTGGAATCCAGTCGGATAGCCCAAGCGAGGAACGCGTTGGAACCGTTTCTAGACGATCTTGAGATCGGCGTTTCGCCTGGAACGATTGGCGCGGTTCGCGTTGGAGCAGTACGTTTCGGTGGCGGTCCTCCAGCAGTGGAGGTCGAATATGGGCTAAACCCAATTAACGGTTCACATATCAACGCGATGAAAGGCGCATTGGGAATACCCTATTCAGGGGGCACCGGCCCGTCAACAGGTGGTACCGGTACTCGCATTTCAGATGGATTGAATCAATGTCTTACACTCTTTGGAGACTCCAATGATGGGGTCATACTGCTCATGAGCGACGGATACGCCGAGCCTTCTGGGCAAGACCCCCGGGATACAGGTGTATTGACGAGCATCGTTGACAAAGGAATTCCGGTATTTTCGGTAGCCTTTGGGGAAAATGGCGCCTATGTGGATCACGAGCTGATGGAAGATATTCAGGAGCAAACAAATGGAGAGTTTGTTGTTTTCGGTGCGGGATCAGGTGAGTCTATTCCTGCTGATCTTGCAAGCATATATACTAAAGTATTGGATATCGCCTTTGGGACAGAAACATCAGGAGATCCAACGGTTTCTGTTGAGCCGGGTGACATAAAAGAGATACCGCTTCCGGTCGGCACGTCTGATAGACGAATAGATTTCGTTGTCAGTTGGGAAAGAGGGACGCCAAATCTGTTCGCGGTGAGCATTATAGCACCTGATGGCACAGAGATAACACCGGACGTGGCGAGAGAAACAGATTATGTTTTCAATCGAGAAGGGAGCTTCTCCTCCGTCTATTCAGTTCATAAAGATTACTTGAGACAACCAGGGAAGGTAGGAGAATGGAAACTAAAGGTCCAACATCAAACCGGGGAAAACGCAGTCCTCCGGGAAAACGGATCCGAATTTTCATATAGCACACTAATTCTGTCTGACTTGACAATGGATGTGATGTTTGACAAAAAACAGTACTTCACAGGAGACAGCATTCGTATTGAAGCGAAGCTGACCGATCGTGGAAAGCCCGTTGTCGGCGCTGACGTGGAACTGAATTCCGCCAAGCCGACAGTCAGCATAGGAAATTGGTTCAATTCAAATACGATTGACCCCGGTGAGTTCGAAATACTTCGAAAGAAGTATAAACTCAATGATGCAGGCCTTAGGATGCACAGTCAGAAAGCTTACATCCTCTCTGAAGTAAAAAAAATCGAGCCGCCGTTAGTTGTTATGAACGATACGGCACAGCGGTTTTATGATGACGGCACCCACGGTGATAATGCCGCCAACGACGGTATCTATACATATGTGTCAAGTCCGCTGACTAAGACAGGACTCCATACTTTTTTGATCAAGGCAAATGGCAAGGCTGCGCAGGACTACAATTTCCAGAGAGAGAAACGATTGGACCACTATATCAAGCTTCGACCTTCTGTAAAGGACTCGAATATCTCTGTTGCCTACTTAGAGACTGTTGAAGGACTTGATTACTATCAAGTCCACTATCAATTAATGGATCAATACAAAAATCTACCGCGGCCGGATACCGCTAGGTACTTTGACTTCTCATCCATGAACGCGCTTAATGCAGTTGAACCCCTTCAGGACAATCTAGACGGCACCTATACGCAAAAGATCAAGATTCCTAAAAACAAAGAACAAACAATCACTCTGAATTTTGCAGGGGTAGAATTCACCAAGAAAATCGTCCCGCAAACAACCATACAACCACTATGGTGGGTTATCCTCGTGATCATCGCCGTCATCGTGATTTTCATCATCCGCAAGCTAAAGACCGCATAG
- a CDS encoding Ig-like domain-containing protein → MAGEERINMSTWNSRLNYFDGLFLKAEDFTLEQFFHLMARRYLNYLLFNPGRLYTADGTMPLEVTASGTTITVSSGTALVRYDGDADNRAGHEVHLETSVDLDLSTSTYGFSVGDTVYVRIDYREAEEIVGAGGGGAGVFVASANQVREQAVIKLSTVPPDGLPPDDYSVLLATVDYQAAMTNSNVTNDPTRGGIRYEILSSDLLSRIGTSSGDAVLTGITITPGAEDSILSGGNKSLTATGSYSDGSSHVLSSSTPGLEWSSSDETVATVDSNGVVTGGNDGAVSITVTVDTVSTSVDLSVFTDVSITIEGEFSINIGESSALTAVGEFDNGIIRQLTAAGDGLAWSSNNEAVVTVDNSGVVSAHEAGTAQIQAEVFGSSSASVTITVAPSITRPVFRTTGNEFLPTSVFLSSSPTIEIFCEHFFEGDPNLRRIAIGGITLTVDEMAGIIQTLGGIGSVPMPATLSPGSYHIVLTNEGGPSEQSTRTLNVYS, encoded by the coding sequence ATGGCTGGAGAAGAACGCATCAACATGAGTACCTGGAATTCCCGATTGAACTATTTTGACGGGCTTTTCCTGAAGGCCGAGGATTTTACCTTGGAACAATTCTTTCATTTGATGGCGAGGCGATATCTAAACTACTTGCTGTTTAATCCCGGACGCCTCTACACTGCCGACGGCACAATGCCCCTCGAGGTGACCGCCTCCGGCACCACCATTACCGTTTCGTCCGGCACCGCGCTGGTGAGGTATGACGGAGACGCCGACAACCGGGCCGGTCACGAGGTGCATCTGGAGACATCCGTGGATTTGGATCTCTCCACATCGACATACGGTTTCAGCGTTGGTGATACGGTCTATGTCCGAATAGACTACCGCGAGGCCGAGGAGATCGTCGGCGCCGGAGGCGGCGGGGCCGGCGTGTTCGTGGCAAGCGCCAACCAGGTGAGGGAGCAGGCGGTCATCAAGCTCTCCACCGTCCCCCCCGATGGCTTGCCGCCGGATGACTACTCGGTGCTGCTGGCCACGGTGGACTACCAGGCAGCCATGACCAACAGCAACGTCACCAACGATCCGACCCGGGGAGGGATTCGGTACGAGATTCTGTCGAGTGATTTGCTCAGCCGAATTGGGACTTCTTCCGGGGACGCCGTGTTGACTGGCATCACCATCACACCGGGAGCAGAGGATTCTATACTCAGTGGAGGAAACAAGTCACTTACAGCAACGGGTTCATACTCTGACGGGTCATCCCATGTTCTTTCGAGTAGCACGCCTGGATTGGAATGGTCGAGTTCGGATGAGACTGTCGCAACTGTTGATTCTAACGGTGTGGTTACAGGAGGGAATGATGGAGCTGTCAGCATCACTGTAACGGTCGATACAGTGTCCACGTCCGTGGACCTTTCCGTGTTTACGGACGTTTCAATTACGATAGAGGGTGAATTCTCAATAAATATCGGAGAAAGTAGTGCGCTGACAGCTGTCGGCGAGTTCGACAATGGTATTATTAGACAACTCACCGCCGCTGGTGATGGACTGGCTTGGTCGAGCAACAATGAAGCCGTCGTAACCGTAGACAATAGTGGTGTCGTATCGGCGCATGAGGCCGGAACAGCTCAGATCCAGGCCGAAGTGTTTGGATCGAGCAGTGCAAGCGTGACAATTACGGTTGCTCCGTCTATAACGCGACCAGTGTTTCGAACTACGGGTAATGAGTTTCTACCGACGAGCGTCTTTCTGAGCAGCTCCCCCACCATCGAAATATTCTGTGAGCACTTCTTCGAAGGCGATCCGAACCTCCGGAGGATCGCAATTGGCGGCATTACGCTTACAGTCGATGAAATGGCAGGCATCATTCAAACATTGGGTGGTATTGGAAGCGTACCAATGCCGGCTACGTTGTCTCCGGGGAGCTACCATATCGTTCTTACGAACGAGGGTGGACCATCCGAACAGAGCACACGGACCTTGAATGTGTATTCATAG